In Paenibacillus dendritiformis, the DNA window GATGTTGACAGTTACATGCCCGGACTTATCGATATGATGCGGGATTATGGGGACGGCTCGCTATACGGCTTGGCTCCGTCCTTTTATACGAACATCCTTTACTATAACGCCGAGCTGTTCCGGGAATATCAGATTGATCCGCCTCGCAATCAGATGAGCTGGAAAGAGGTGCTGGAGTTATCGCAACGCTTCGCCGGCTTGGGCTCCAAGGATAAGCCCATTTATGGGCTGACGGAGGATTTCGGCCGGGTGGAAGAGCTTCTGTTCGGGATAGCGGCGACCTCGTCGCTGCGCGCGCTCGACCCGAAGGGAGAGAAGCTGGCATTTAACACGGAGGGCTGGAAGGAAGCGATGGAGCTGGTGGCCGATGCGGTTCGCAGCAGAGCGGTATTTGCGTCTCAAGAAGACGTGAGATATTTGCAGACGGAGCCGTTTCTCAGGGGTGAAGTCGCGATGGTGCTCGGATCGGGCATGTTCCTGAATCAATTGTTGCAAGGTCCGAGACAGGATGATGGGAAGGAGATGGAGTGGAACATGGTCACGGTTCCCGTCGATCCGGCATCACCGGACGAATCGCCATTCGTGGAATTGAACGGCATCTATGCAATTGCGGCTGATTCCGCGAACAAGCGGGCGGCGTGGGAATTCATGAAGTACGTGAACGGCCCGGAAATGGCGAAGGCCCTGTCCCGCTCTCCGCATGCCGGCCTGCAGACCAGATCCGGCTTCACCAAAGAAATCGCGGGCAAAAGCACGGAAAGCTTCTACCTGCTGCGGCCGAAGGCCGGGGGCGATTCCATCTGGGGAGGCTCGAACGTGAACCGGCCGGATGAGTTCAGATTTGGCTTCCCGAGTCTGGTGGAGAAGCAATTGTACGAAATGATCGAGAACGGGAAGTCTGCCGAAGCGGCGGCGGCTGCCATCGAGATCGAGGGCAACGCGCTCCTCGATCAGGCGCGGGCGGCGCAGAAGGCGAAGAAGGCGACTCCCGGCACGAAGTAGCATACAGAAGCGCGGAGAGCCCGATTCCAATGGAAGTCGGCCATTGGATAAGGCTTCTCGTTGAACTCAGAGTCTGCGGCCGCCGACGCAAGTTGGCGGCCGTTGCTTGCATTGCGTCACGAAGAGCGTCATTCCGAAGGGGAGGGGCCGATATATTTGCTCTGGAATGAAAGAGAGGAGAAGGAATTGAGACGGAAATGGAAAGCTGCCATTCTGCTGCTGATTGTGATTACTTTGCTCGGGGGCTGCTTTGCCGAGAAGCCGGCGCTTGAAGAGCTGGGGGCGGATGGTGTAGGTAAAATTAAAGTTCTCTCTTATGATGAGGGCTACTTTTATAGGGAATATGGAAACACCTTCAATGCGAAGTATCCCAATATTGAATTCGAAGTCATTAGCACGATCTCCATCCAAAAGGATATGAAAGAAAACGGAACGACCTATGAGGAAGAGTATCTCAAATTGGTGGAGAAACATAAGCCGGATGTCATTATGGTCGGTTCAGCCAGCTTCGAGAAGCTGGCGCGGGAGGGCAAGCTGTACAATCTGGATCCGGTGATTGAGCAGGACAAGTTCGATCTTGACGGATATTTGCCCGGACTCATCGATATGCTTCGGGAGCCCGGTGGCGGCTCATTATACGGCTTGGCTCCGAACTTCAATACGTCGGTCGTCTACTATAACGCCGATCTGTTCCGGGAGCTTCATATTGAACCGCCGCGCAATCAGATGAGCTGGACAGAATTGCTCGAATTGTCGAGTCGCTTCGCTGGCCTCGGTTCCGGGGACGATCGGATTTATGGTCTCTCGGATGAATACGGCTTTGCCGACGACTTGCTTTTTACGTTCGCAAGGAGCTCATCGTTACGATTGCTGGACGCGAAGGGGGAGAAGATCAACTTCGATACGGAGAGATGGAGAGAGGCGTTGGAGGTGACAGCCAACGCGATTATCGGCCACACGGTCTATACGGCTCCTCTGAAGCCGATCGATTCAGGCACGATCCTTCATTCGCGGACCGAGCAGTTTTTCCAGGGCAAACTGGCGATGATGATCGGATCATCCTCGCTCATCGGCGATCTCCGCAACCGATCGAAGGATAAAAACGGAAAAGAAGTCAATTGGGACTTCGTTACCGGGCCTGTCGATCCGGCTGCCCCGGAGGAATCCGGTTTCGCGTACGTCTACGATATTTATGGGATTGCGGCCGATTCTCCGAACAAGCGGGCTGCCTGGGAGTTCGTGAAGTATATGAACGGTCCGGAAATGGCGAAGGCCAAGTCCCGTTCCTTCCGGGGAGACCTGCCGACAAGGGTGGACTACATGAAAGAGGTCGACGGCAAAAGCATGGAGCCTTTCTATATGCTGCGGCCGAAGGCATTGAGCGCGTACTTATGGCGGGGGCTCGACCGTGAATTCCTGTCCGGCTTCCGTATGAACTTCTCGCAACTGGTCCTCAAGGAATTGAAGGAGATGGTCGAGAACGGGAAGTCTGCGGAGGAAGCGGCGGCCGCCATCGAGAGCGAGGGCAACGCGCTCCTCAAGCAGGCGCGGGAAGCGGTCAAGGCGAAGAAGGAGAAGACCGGGAAGAAGTAGGCGCGATCAAGGACGGAGCCGAACGCTTCCAGGTTTCTTAATAGTTCTTAACATCCCCTATCGATTTGATTAAGATTCCCTTTATTTGGTTGAATGATGCGGGAACCGCCGATATACTTGCTTCTTGTAACGAAAAGGAGGAGAACGGAATGAAAAGGAAATGGAAGGTTTCCATACTGATGCTTGCTGTGATTTCTTTGCTGGGGGGCTGCTTCGGCGGGAAGCCCGCGCTTGAAGAGTTGGACTCCGAGGGCAAGGGGAAAATTAAAGTACTCTATTATGACGAGGGCAGCTTTTATAGCGATTACGGGAACAACTTCAATGTGAAGTATCCCAATATTGAGTTCGAGGTCATCAGCACGGGGACAATCTATCAGGATATGCAGGAAAACGGGACGAGCTATGAGGAGGAATATCTCAAATTTATCGAGAAGCACAAGCCGGATGTCATTATGACGAGTTCGGACAGCTTCGAGAAGCTGGTGCAGGAAGGGAAGCTGTACAATCTGGACACGGTAATCGAGCAGGAGAAATTCGATCTGGACGGATATATACCCGGACTCGTCGATATGCTTCGGGAACGCGGCGGCGGCTCGCTATACGGCTTGGCTCCGTACTTTCATGCCTCGGTCATCTACTATAATGCCGATATGTTCCGAGAACATCATATTGACCCGCCGCGCAATCAGATGAGCTGGAAAGAATTGCTCGAATTGTCGAGCCGCTTCGCGGGCCTCGGTTCCGGGGACGATCAGATTTATGGTTTGGCTGATGAGTTCGGCCAAGCCGACGCCATGCTTTTTAATGTGGCACTCAGTTCGTCGCTCCGGTTGTTCGACGCGAAGGGAGAGAAGATCACGTTCAACACGGACGGCTGGAAGGAAGCGATGGAACTGACAGCCAAGGCGATTCGCGACAAGGGGATCTATACAGCTTCACTGGAGCCGGAAAAAGAAAATACGATGTATTATTTGCAGACCGAGCAGTTCTTCAAAGGCAAAGTCGCGATGATACTGGGATCGAGCTGGCTCATGAGCAATCTTCGGAATCAGGCGGTGTATGCCGGCGACAGTGAAAAGATCAATTGGGGTTTTGTGACGGCGCCCGTCGATCCGGCTGCGCCGGAGGAGTCCGCCTTTACCATGTTGAGTTCCATCTATGCGATCGCGGCCGATTCCCCGAACAAGCGGGCGGCTTGGGAGTTCGTGAAGTTCGTGAACGGTCCGGAAATGGCGAAGGCCGCTTCCCGTTCCTTCCGGGGCGAACTGCCGACTAGGGCGGACGCGATGAAAGAAGTGGACGGCAAAAGCATGGAACCCTTCTATATGCTGCGGCCGAAGGCATCGAGCGGTTCCTTATGGGGGGGGACGAGCGTTAATATCCCGGACAGATTCCGCATGACCTTCTCGACCATTATCATTAAGGAATTGAAGGCGATGGTCGAGAACGGAAAGAGCGCGGAGGAGGCCGTGGCCGTGATCGAGACAGAGGGGAATGCAGCTCTTCAGGAGGCCCGGCAGGCGGCCAAAGCGAAGGAGCAGGCCGGGAAGAAATAAGCTGCCGCTTAGCAGAGGATGAGGGACAGAAGGAGAGAAGGCGAAATGACAACAAAGTGGAGGTCCGTCCTGCAGCTCCTAGCGGTGATTGCTATGCTGGGCGGGTGCATGCAAGACTTCCGTGCTGGAGGAGCTGGGGGAAGACGGCGCGGGGAAGCTGAAGGTCATGTCTTACAGCGAAGCGTTATTTTATGAGGAATACGGCAATCAGTTTCATATCAAGTATCCCAATATTCAGTTCGAAGTCGTGAGCATCCAGGAGATCTATAAGGATATGGATGAGCTGTCTCTCAGCTATCAGGAAGCCTTCATGAGGTTCGTCGAAAAAAACAAGCCGGATGTCATTATGTGTGATTACGGCCAATTCGAGCAGTTGATTCAGGAGGACAAGCTGTATAATCTGGATGCGATTATCGCCGAGGAGACATTCGATCTCGATGGGTACTTGCCCGGGGTCATCGATGTGCTTCGGGAGACCGGCGGCGGCTCGTTATACGGACTCGCCCCGACGCTGGATACCGCGGCGGTCTTCTATAACGCCGAGCTGTTCCGGGATCATCATATCGAGCCTCCGCGGAATAAGATGACCTGGCAAGAGCTGTTGGAATTGTCGGAGCGCTTCGCGGCGATCGATTCCGGAGAGGAGAGCTTGTATGGCTTGTCCGAGCAGTACGCCTCGCCCGCCATGTTGTTCTATGAGATCGCGGAGACATTGTCGCTTCGTCTCGTCGATGCGAAGGGGGAGAAGGTCATCTTCAATACGGATGGCTGGAAGGAAGTGCTGGAGATGGTGAGCGGGGCCATCCGGAGCCATGCGCTTCACGCTCCGACTCCGAAGCCGGATTCGGATACACCCGTTCCCATGCTCACGGATTCGCCGTTCTTTCGCGGCAAAGCCGCGATGGTCATCGGCAACTTCTTCTTCTTCACGGATCTGCGCAACCGGCCCCAATATGATAAGGACGCACAAAAAATCGATTGGGGCGTCGTGACCGTCCCCGTCGATCCGCAATTCCCGGACGTGTCGCCTCCTATTAGACCGGCCACGATCTTCGCGATTCCGGCGGATTCCCCGAACAAGCGGGCAGCCTGGGAATTCGTGAAGCATGTGAACGGCCCGGAAAAGGCGAAGGAGGAATCGCGGACGCTGGGCAGGGGACTTCCGGCAAGAAGCGAGTTCTTCACCGAAGTGGACGGAAAGAACATCGAGGCATTATATATGCTGAAGCCAAAAGGAAAATGGGGACTCTGGGGCGAATCGGAACGCGACATTCCGAGCTCATTCTTCCCTTCCATGTATGACCTGCTGGAGCGAGAAATTATGGCGGTCGCTGACGGCAAGAAAACGGTCGAAGAAGCGGCCGCTGCCATCGAACGCGAAGGCAATGAGGCGCTGAAGCAAGCGCGGAAGGCGGCGGAGATGAAGCGGGAGGCCGCGAGGCAGAAGAGCGGCGAAGACGCAGGCTCGGCGCCGCAAGAGGACCAGGAAGGGGCGGCCGAAGGCGTGTAAGGAGCCAGGCAGCGGGATATCGTGGCATCCCCGCGCTAAAGAGCGTGTCCCGAGCTGTAGCCCCGGACTAAAGAATCGTGCCCCGAGCCGAAGCTGCAGATGAAGCTTCTGTCAGCGGCCGGATGATGCCGTTCCATTCGCATCCCCTCTCCGTGTTCGGTATAATAGGCGGTGAGGTGACGATATATGGAATCTTTATTACATATTGAAAGGTTGACCGGCGGCTACAGTGTCGGCAGACCCGTTCTCCACGATATTAACTTCACGGTCGAAGCCGGCCAGATGATCGGATTGATCGGGCTGAACGGCGCCGGGAAGAGCACGACGATGAAGCATATTCTCGGGCTGCTTGAACCGCAGTCCGGCAAGGTAACGCTTCAGGGACGTACGCTGGCGGAAGCGCCGGAGCAGTACCGGGCGGCATTGGCGTACGTTCCCGAGACCCCGCTGCTGTATGACGCCTTGACCGTGCGTGAGCATCTGGTCTGGACGGCCACCGCTTATGGGGTGGACAAGGAACGATTCGAGCAGCGGGCGGCCGAGCTCGCGCAGTTGTTCCAGATGGAGCCGCATCTGGATAAGGCGGCTCAGCATCTATCCAAGGGCATGAAGCAGAAGACGATGCTGATGTGCGCATTTGCGGTTCGCCCTCCGCTCTATATCATTGACGAGCCGTTCCTTGGCCTTGATCCGCTCGGCATCCGTTCGCTGCTTCAATATATGAAGAGCGTCAAGGAAGAAGGGGCGGCGCTGCTCGTCAGCTCGCATATTTTGTCCACGATCGAGCATTATTGCGACGGCTTCGTCCTGCTGCATCAAGGAAGAGTGCTTGGCGCGGGCAGCCAGGAGGAGCTGCGGAAGCAGTGGAGCGGCCACTCCGGCCGGCCTGCCGAAGAGCGGCTGGAGGATCTCTTCTATACGTGGGTGACCGAAGCGCAGGAGGGCGGTGAGCGTCCATGGAACGGATAACCCCCCGGGAAGCGGACGGAACCGCTCCGTTCGACGCCGGCCGGTTATGGGAGGAGCGCCGGCAGCGGTTTTGGAGGCAGGTCATTCCTTATTTAGGGTATGTCGCACAGAGCGGCCTGGCCGTTGTGCTCGTCTTGGGATTTATAACCGGGACGGCATTTTACGCCAACTATCTGGAGCACATTCCGCCCGGCTTCCCGGTACGCGAGCTGGTGCTGCTTCTGGTCGCTCCGGCGACGGCTTACATGACCTACCGCACGTTCCTGGAGCCGCCGGATCTGGTCTTCCTGCTGCGGTTGGAAGGGCGGCTCGGCGGTTACATGAAGCGGAGCATCCGCTACAGTCTCATCCCGAGAATGCTGCTGCCGCTGATGGTATGGACCGTGCTGTGGCCGTTATACCATCGGGCGGACCCGGAAGCGAAGCATTTTGCGCTGATGCTGGCCGTCATCTTGCTGCTGAAGAGCGTCGTTGCCGTCGGAAGCTGGGGAGAACGGCAGATGAGCGATCCGTCCATCCGCAGAGCGAGCCGATGGCTTCGCTATGCTTGGGTCTGGGGATCCATGGCGAGCTGGCTGTGGCTCAGCGTTCCGGCGGCGGCGCTGATTACGGGAGCTGCGGGACTAGGCTATATCGGCTGGACGGTTACCCGGAGCAGGCTCCGTTTTCCATGGGAACGCCACATCGAGGCGGAGCGGGTTCATGCGAGCCGGGTCTTTCTGTTCCTCTCGAACTTCGTCGACATCGCCGTCACGGAAGAACGCCGGCATATGCGGCCTTGGCTGAAGCGGTTCGGCGACCGTCATGCTTATCGGCCCCAAGCGGCTGACCGTTATATGCTGGCGAAGACATTCGCCCGCAGCGAGCTGCTGGGCATTCTGATGCGGCTCGTCGTCATCGGCCTGCTCGCCTTATTGTGGGTCCGGGATTCCGTCTGGAGCGCCGCGGCCTACGGGCTGTTCCTGCTCGTGATCGGAGCCCAGCTTCATACCTTGTTCACGTATCACCGGCATGACGTCATGCGGAGCATTTATCCGCTGCCTGCTCACGCCCGGCACGAAGCCGCGCTGCGAATGAGCACCGCCATCCATCTAATCTGCGCCATCGTTCTGCTGATCCCGATCTGGCTGGGAGCTGCGGCTTGGAGCTTCAAGGGAGCCGCCGCGGCGGGCGGATTCGCGCTCGTGCTGTTGTTCCGGCTCAAGCGCGCCAAGCGGCGAGCGGACGATGAGGAAGCATAGAGACGAGAAGAAGGGTATCCAGCGCTCGAGGCCGCAGGATACCCTTCTTCGTGGATGACGGAAGCAGAACGCCGGTATCTACATCGCATCGGAGCGTCTGTCTGCCGAGGCAGACGCGACCTCCGGGACAGCGGCATCCGGCTGCAAAGAGCAGGGATCCATCGCGTGCAGCGTGCGGACGAAGCGCAGAGTTCCGGTCTTCGAACGCAGGACGAGCGAGTGCGTCTCCGCGTAATTGCCCGACGTGTTCCGCACTCCTTGCAGCACATCCCCCGGCGTGATCCCGGTCGCCGCGAAGATGACGTCGCCGCGCCCGCACAGATCCTCCGTATGCAGCAGCCGATCGGGCGGATGAACTCCCATCGCGAGGCACCGGTTCCATTCCTCTTCGTCGGCCGGCATAAGTCGAGCCTGCATTTCTCCGCCCATGCAGCGCAGAGCGGCTGCGGCCAGGACGCCTTCCGGGGCGCCGCCCGAGCCGACATAGAGATCGACGCCGGACTCCGTGAAGGCCGTGGCCAGCGCACCTGCCACATCGCCCGCCTCGAGCAGCTTCAGCCGGACGCCGGCGCGCCGCAGGGCGGCGATCTCGTCGGCATGACGCTCCCGATCGAGAATGGACACCGTCAACTCCGATACATCGCGCCCCAAGACGGTGGCTGCCTTCCGCACGGTCCATTCGAGCGGATCATCCAGATGGAGATGGCCTCTAAGCCGCGGGCCGCAGGCCAGCTTGCGCATATACATATCGGGCGCATGGAGCAATTGCCCCCGGTCGGCTACCGCGATGACGGACAACGCTCCGTTCAATCCTTTGGCTACCAATTCCGTTCCTTCGACGGGGTCTACCGCGACATCCGCTTCCGAGCCTTCCCCGGATCCGACCGATTCTCCGATGGCGAGCATCGGCGCCTCGTCCATTTCCCCTTCACCGATCACCACCGTACCTCGAATCGGAACCGAAGCGAACATGCTGCGCATCATGCGGGTCGCCGCGTCATCCGCCTCATCGGAACGCCCCCTGCCAATCCATTGCGCCGATGCCAGGGCCGCCGCTTCGGTCACGCGAACACATTCCAGACTTAATTGTCGATCCATACTTGTTCACCACTCCTGATTATGACGTATTAAATAATTAAATATTGTGTGTTATTAAATAATATGATATATAATATGGAAAAGCAATCCGTTATTTTGTCCAGTCAAACGAATTGTTGCAAGAATATGATGGATTATGCCGTCATATTTATAGGGTATCAGCCAGATGCTTCCGCGATCACCGTCATTAATGACACCATAATGCATCGCGTTAGGATACCCGCCACGATGACTGAGGAGAGGTGGATGTGTGATGGAACAAACCCAATGCAAGCCGTTATTGGGCGTTATTCTATGCAAACAATGCAACCGGTTTATCGCAGAACAGGATACGGAGCGGGTAACGGTCTATTACATGGACTGCAAATCACATGGCTGTCACGAGGATGCGGCGCAGGAAAGAGAGGTACAGCACCTTGAAGTCTAGTGCGCAGCCGGCATGGCATCAGGAAGCGGAATGGAGCGAGGGCGGGCAGGCAACGTATTTTCGTCTCATTCGCCGCACCGGTTCCGCGTGGGGACACCTATGGGATGAAGACAGATCAGGGCAGAGAGCGGCGTTCAGCCGAACGGTCACGCGCTGCTGGAAGCGTTCAGACATTCAAATGGCGCTCAGCCAGGAAGCCGCCGACATCTTGCTCACCGCGGGCGCGGAGCCGCTCTTGACGCCGGAACGAATCCGGCTGGTAAGGGAGGTGCTGCAGGCAGCCAACGCGCCTGAGCAAGACGCCGCGCTTAACAAGCTGGTTCCGTTCATGACGTCGGAATATGAGTCTTTCATCAAGACGGCTTCATCATCCCGCCCCGTGCACCTATATATCGTTCTGGCGGATGCCCGCTTGAAGGAAGCGCTGCCGAGCCTGACGGATATTGAGCAGCGGATGGAAGTGCTGCAGCGTCTGGCCGCCGAATCGGAAGGGCGCAGTCCTGATAAGCTGAATCAGCAGTGGTTCGTGCTGCGCCGTTGGAAGGAATGGCATCTCGCCGACGAGGACCGGAAGCCGGCGTTCATCTCGGACGCCGTGCCGGATTGGATAGACATGCAGGCCGAGGCGCTGTTCCGGGCGGTCGATCGCTGTTACCGGACCGGCAGCAAAGCTCATGTCACCGTCATGCTCCGGTCTCATCCGGACGCATGGGATAAGCATGTCCGCATGGCCCGGTCTGCCGCCGAGCAGATTATGGGAGAGACGGCCAAGCGAAGCGGTCCGTTAGTCGGCCTCTGGATTACGGGCGATGAAGCGGGGGGATATGAAGATGAGCGGATTGCGGAAGCCGATATCGTATGGAGATGTTCCTTCTCCCCTTATTGAGAATAGAGACGATCTTCCTGCCCTGCGGCGAAGATCGTCTCTTCTGTTGGGGATTGATGGAAGCCGCCGAATTGCAGTACAATGTAGGGACTGAAGATGCGCATGAACATGAATTTTGTCGAAGGAAAAGGGGGGATGCGCCATTCAACTCACGCCGCGCCAATCAGAGATCGTACAGCTCGTGCAACGATCCGCGCCGATTACCGGCGAGCAGATCGCAGAGCAGCTCGGGATCAGCAGGCCGACGATTCGATCCGATCTTTCCGTGCTTGTCATGCTGGGGTATTTGGATGCCAAGCCGAAGGTCGGTTATTTCCCGGGAAACATTACGGCAGGCGCTCCTAGCGAGCCATTGAACATTCGAGTACAGGACGTACAGAGCATGCCCATCATCGTCCGGGACACTTCCACTGTTCATGATGCCGTAGTCACGTTATTTTTGGAGAATGTAGGAAGCCTGATTGTAGCTGATGACGAGGGGATGCTGCTTGGCGTCGTCTCGAGAAAAGATCTGTTGAAGGTAACGCTCGGCAATGCGGTGGCGGGAACGATGCCGGTCAGCTTCGTCATGACGCGCACGCCGCTGATTACCGTGAAGCCCGAGGATTCGATTATCGAGGCCGCCAAAAAGCTGGACGAGCATGATATCGATACGCTGCCTGTCGTTGTACAGCGCGGAGATGCGTCCAACGACAAATGGGAAGTCGTTGGACGGATATCCAAGACGACGATCCTGAAAGTATTTCTTCGCCAGATGAAGGGCAGGTAAAGGAAGGAAGGGGAAGCGCAAGCATGGGAGAATCGAGCCAACAATCTCCATACATTGTGACGGTATGCTCCGATTCGCTGGGAGATACCGCTGAATCCGTCGTACGGGCGGCAGC includes these proteins:
- a CDS encoding ABC transporter substrate-binding protein, translating into MRQKWKAAILLLTVISLLGGCFAEKPVLEELEPGRKVKIKVMYHNDESFYRDYGNGFDAIFHDKYPNLEFEFISLIEMYPDIEKNGTSFEEEYLKLIEKNKPDILFFTKTDLFEKMAQEGKLYNLDPIIAQEKFDVDSYMPGLIDMMRDYGDGSLYGLAPSFYTNILYYNAELFREYQIDPPRNQMSWKEVLELSQRFAGLGSKDKPIYGLTEDFGRVEELLFGIAATSSLRALDPKGEKLAFNTEGWKEAMELVADAVRSRAVFASQEDVRYLQTEPFLRGEVAMVLGSGMFLNQLLQGPRQDDGKEMEWNMVTVPVDPASPDESPFVELNGIYAIAADSANKRAAWEFMKYVNGPEMAKALSRSPHAGLQTRSGFTKEIAGKSTESFYLLRPKAGGDSIWGGSNVNRPDEFRFGFPSLVEKQLYEMIENGKSAEAAAAAIEIEGNALLDQARAAQKAKKATPGTK
- a CDS encoding ABC transporter substrate-binding protein codes for the protein MRRKWKAAILLLIVITLLGGCFAEKPALEELGADGVGKIKVLSYDEGYFYREYGNTFNAKYPNIEFEVISTISIQKDMKENGTTYEEEYLKLVEKHKPDVIMVGSASFEKLAREGKLYNLDPVIEQDKFDLDGYLPGLIDMLREPGGGSLYGLAPNFNTSVVYYNADLFRELHIEPPRNQMSWTELLELSSRFAGLGSGDDRIYGLSDEYGFADDLLFTFARSSSLRLLDAKGEKINFDTERWREALEVTANAIIGHTVYTAPLKPIDSGTILHSRTEQFFQGKLAMMIGSSSLIGDLRNRSKDKNGKEVNWDFVTGPVDPAAPEESGFAYVYDIYGIAADSPNKRAAWEFVKYMNGPEMAKAKSRSFRGDLPTRVDYMKEVDGKSMEPFYMLRPKALSAYLWRGLDREFLSGFRMNFSQLVLKELKEMVENGKSAEEAAAAIESEGNALLKQAREAVKAKKEKTGKK
- a CDS encoding ABC transporter substrate-binding protein, whose protein sequence is MKRKWKVSILMLAVISLLGGCFGGKPALEELDSEGKGKIKVLYYDEGSFYSDYGNNFNVKYPNIEFEVISTGTIYQDMQENGTSYEEEYLKFIEKHKPDVIMTSSDSFEKLVQEGKLYNLDTVIEQEKFDLDGYIPGLVDMLRERGGGSLYGLAPYFHASVIYYNADMFREHHIDPPRNQMSWKELLELSSRFAGLGSGDDQIYGLADEFGQADAMLFNVALSSSLRLFDAKGEKITFNTDGWKEAMELTAKAIRDKGIYTASLEPEKENTMYYLQTEQFFKGKVAMILGSSWLMSNLRNQAVYAGDSEKINWGFVTAPVDPAAPEESAFTMLSSIYAIAADSPNKRAAWEFVKFVNGPEMAKAASRSFRGELPTRADAMKEVDGKSMEPFYMLRPKASSGSLWGGTSVNIPDRFRMTFSTIIIKELKAMVENGKSAEEAVAVIETEGNAALQEARQAAKAKEQAGKK
- a CDS encoding ABC transporter substrate-binding protein, with the protein product MLEELGEDGAGKLKVMSYSEALFYEEYGNQFHIKYPNIQFEVVSIQEIYKDMDELSLSYQEAFMRFVEKNKPDVIMCDYGQFEQLIQEDKLYNLDAIIAEETFDLDGYLPGVIDVLRETGGGSLYGLAPTLDTAAVFYNAELFRDHHIEPPRNKMTWQELLELSERFAAIDSGEESLYGLSEQYASPAMLFYEIAETLSLRLVDAKGEKVIFNTDGWKEVLEMVSGAIRSHALHAPTPKPDSDTPVPMLTDSPFFRGKAAMVIGNFFFFTDLRNRPQYDKDAQKIDWGVVTVPVDPQFPDVSPPIRPATIFAIPADSPNKRAAWEFVKHVNGPEKAKEESRTLGRGLPARSEFFTEVDGKNIEALYMLKPKGKWGLWGESERDIPSSFFPSMYDLLEREIMAVADGKKTVEEAAAAIEREGNEALKQARKAAEMKREAARQKSGEDAGSAPQEDQEGAAEGV
- a CDS encoding ABC transporter ATP-binding protein, whose protein sequence is MESLLHIERLTGGYSVGRPVLHDINFTVEAGQMIGLIGLNGAGKSTTMKHILGLLEPQSGKVTLQGRTLAEAPEQYRAALAYVPETPLLYDALTVREHLVWTATAYGVDKERFEQRAAELAQLFQMEPHLDKAAQHLSKGMKQKTMLMCAFAVRPPLYIIDEPFLGLDPLGIRSLLQYMKSVKEEGAALLVSSHILSTIEHYCDGFVLLHQGRVLGAGSQEELRKQWSGHSGRPAEERLEDLFYTWVTEAQEGGERPWNG
- a CDS encoding ABC transporter permease, giving the protein MERITPREADGTAPFDAGRLWEERRQRFWRQVIPYLGYVAQSGLAVVLVLGFITGTAFYANYLEHIPPGFPVRELVLLLVAPATAYMTYRTFLEPPDLVFLLRLEGRLGGYMKRSIRYSLIPRMLLPLMVWTVLWPLYHRADPEAKHFALMLAVILLLKSVVAVGSWGERQMSDPSIRRASRWLRYAWVWGSMASWLWLSVPAAALITGAAGLGYIGWTVTRSRLRFPWERHIEAERVHASRVFLFLSNFVDIAVTEERRHMRPWLKRFGDRHAYRPQAADRYMLAKTFARSELLGILMRLVVIGLLALLWVRDSVWSAAAYGLFLLVIGAQLHTLFTYHRHDVMRSIYPLPAHARHEAALRMSTAIHLICAIVLLIPIWLGAAAWSFKGAAAAGGFALVLLFRLKRAKRRADDEEA
- the glpX gene encoding class II fructose-bisphosphatase codes for the protein MDRQLSLECVRVTEAAALASAQWIGRGRSDEADDAATRMMRSMFASVPIRGTVVIGEGEMDEAPMLAIGESVGSGEGSEADVAVDPVEGTELVAKGLNGALSVIAVADRGQLLHAPDMYMRKLACGPRLRGHLHLDDPLEWTVRKAATVLGRDVSELTVSILDRERHADEIAALRRAGVRLKLLEAGDVAGALATAFTESGVDLYVGSGGAPEGVLAAAALRCMGGEMQARLMPADEEEWNRCLAMGVHPPDRLLHTEDLCGRGDVIFAATGITPGDVLQGVRNTSGNYAETHSLVLRSKTGTLRFVRTLHAMDPCSLQPDAAVPEVASASADRRSDAM
- a CDS encoding GapA-binding peptide SR1P, producing the protein MEQTQCKPLLGVILCKQCNRFIAEQDTERVTVYYMDCKSHGCHEDAAQEREVQHLEV
- a CDS encoding phosphoenolpyruvate protein kinase; this translates as MKSSAQPAWHQEAEWSEGGQATYFRLIRRTGSAWGHLWDEDRSGQRAAFSRTVTRCWKRSDIQMALSQEAADILLTAGAEPLLTPERIRLVREVLQAANAPEQDAALNKLVPFMTSEYESFIKTASSSRPVHLYIVLADARLKEALPSLTDIEQRMEVLQRLAAESEGRSPDKLNQQWFVLRRWKEWHLADEDRKPAFISDAVPDWIDMQAEALFRAVDRCYRTGSKAHVTVMLRSHPDAWDKHVRMARSAAEQIMGETAKRSGPLVGLWITGDEAGGYEDERIAEADIVWRCSFSPY
- a CDS encoding helix-turn-helix transcriptional regulator, coding for MSKEKGGCAIQLTPRQSEIVQLVQRSAPITGEQIAEQLGISRPTIRSDLSVLVMLGYLDAKPKVGYFPGNITAGAPSEPLNIRVQDVQSMPIIVRDTSTVHDAVVTLFLENVGSLIVADDEGMLLGVVSRKDLLKVTLGNAVAGTMPVSFVMTRTPLITVKPEDSIIEAAKKLDEHDIDTLPVVVQRGDASNDKWEVVGRISKTTILKVFLRQMKGR